One window of the Trifolium pratense cultivar HEN17-A07 linkage group LG2, ARS_RC_1.1, whole genome shotgun sequence genome contains the following:
- the LOC123906637 gene encoding protein RST1, translating to MDSYAPLLEKTRIPQPALQKLAVISIFSKLRSSSNHLNFESESGKRAIFQCLTSSSPNVIDESVRQLCRLVTDGVIEVSNGLLELQSALEGSDLKFVNVFVKGLCFLVRFGFQKNNGDWSFSSIHTHPFVMILLCRVEVQSELLQQVLLFMLQNQRLGMIQVCEFLKPLLDFSIIRLLASESSSSSFGLQLVSSMASFCCSCPNESMPVLKLLMGCLMYLPHETSEDYRKLVFVVEHMVEAYIAVLKSLAGEKLLITEAQLCAIEFLGTIMSLLTCLQWHSSGHEPIIELSRRLLSVQKDLGLRWEPGLSRTMVPLFTILVQSELEHEQISISKLLLLILKWKYDKDYAIDRNMSSPFEEILFLLPFVSLMSSPSKYVKALATELLLLLEKFLVKMLVAPKHKSIIEEGNHYLSTPGIIVLRLLRHLWYQDGESSSRISLLNMALKDMNESEIMPDKPISWVSHLREFCLSIVDRRKSTLPLLLPQELFLTETPLLSAVLSVLLIHPSMGAAAVDSLSSIAVMDPKLGVPLLLEIMFYSNIFTRNDIICHDMLLKIFEMLPSLASHSAMIPLVVQTILPMLNKESKISLYATGTRLLCRTWEINDRAFGSLQGVLLPKSFTDFVSDRAICISLAASIRDVCHKSPDRGVDLILTVSSCIECQDPIIKALGLQSLAHLCEADVIDFYTAWDVIAKYVQGYKDDPIIAHSICLLLRWGAMDAEAYPEASKGVLLNLWDLVTSSHGPKWEKTKISALEALIQYEVSQLEKSIPDFKKMNLELFFSETSPTVLKVMEDFHVKIITYEHINRRRLVKGKRLAGSKIEKLVDVFPQAIFSLGKINEAIELPGAALLCFSFTPKNVNEHQASKRPRYVHAAYENALKEIAASLHLSRNILLALMALQSWKDFMRRWVKAYILSYDAKAQLSVLDKTSKAATDILKSMTAIADKAIPRAAENIALAIGALGLVLPPSVHTVKSAASKFLLEWLLQHEHEHRQWSAAISLGLVSSCLHVTDHKERYHNITGLLEVLFVSKSSLVKGACGVGLGFLCQDLLTRVETADDSTVKTETEKVPESKLLGRIVGALATMIQQRTKCSFDVLDSLCSCFPVDYDVNANIFESSSEDSEDSEEDIWGVAGLVLGLATSISALYRAGELETVIKIKNLVISWRPYMNSLLQGGKSDIVLALGSCIALPTIVTFCQRMELMDDNELDHIVLGFKEFISELISVKRSDVLHHSLLMASCVGAGTVISCILNEGVHSIEVEHVKCLLELFKKCYSNPFHFLVHLGGMLGVVTAMGAGTGILVYMNFPNYTRQSTYQKEDSSTVMGPLLSSSVIEPYLTSLVQEMFLVAQNSDNHQLQQFASWVLAFLRHHIWSKELLGVDGDSNVGETNSKPVSHNFPDDSVVLNLSLWLMEFKYTEPGSSVHAGTIVAILGCLSRAPRLPSMDWGGIIRRCMRYEAKVTESLASDSVFKKATLREECVLFAIAHANQFDSLLTFLDEISDFSRLKTLEINLQCCLLVHLADLVKVFSSSRLEKLFGDVGYHLSSLNSYKEYDTYQKCLLRLSSWKGLCECLDEVSVDTSGHISHVERCMEVLFTLLPVVKSSCNVASGDTSSVEEWSEAVRCLGKAPQGWLLDFLKVSQEEFVQSASKSIEVQNKVHAKIKLVKTGSLPLIELGKMKSNILNSKTEGFWDILLEVAAVLYHAEISFKRQWLIDALEISCVSSFPSTALQFLGLLSATCCKYMPFMIVDQQTVLNDLPVTLVSLLADRNWNSVAETVVSHLFSSTERIYDWTMHIANGSYDQGSQTIDESENHMADFLLQVMHHTCVLLKGHLPLDKQLKLASMVVA from the exons ATGGACTCTTACGCTCCTCTTCTAGAAAAAACCCGAATCCCTCAACCAGCACTTCAAAAACTAGCAGTCATTTCAATCTTCTCGAAGCTTCGATCATCTTCTAATCATCTCAATTTCGAATCCGAATCTGGAAAACGCGCGATTTTTCAATGCCTCACTTCATCTTCTCCTAATGTCATCGATGAATCGGTTCGTCAATTATGCCGTCTTGTTACTGACGGCGTAATTGAAGTTTCTAATGGATTGTTGGAGCTTCAATCTGCACTTGAAGGATCCGATTTGAAGTTTGTGAATGTTTTTGTTAAGGGTTTGTGTTTTCTTGTTCGGTTTGGTTTTCAGAAGAATAATGGTGATTGGAGCTTCTCTTCCATTCATACTCATCCTTTTGTTATG ATATTGTTGTGCCGGGTGGAAGTTCAGTCTGAACTCCTGCAGCAAGTGTTGCTGTTTATGTTACAAAATCAGCGGCTGGGTATGATACAAGTTTGTGAGTTTTTAAAGCCCCTGTTGGACTTTTCGATCATAAGATTGTTAGCTTCGGAGTCATCCTCTTCTTCATTCGGATTGCAACTGGTATCGTCTATGGCATCCTTCTGTTGCTCATGTCCAAATGAGTCCATGCCTGTTCTTAAGCTGCTAATGGGATGCCTTATGTATCTTCCACATGAGACCTCTGAA GACTATAGAAAATTAGTATTCGTTGTAGAACATATGGTGGAGGCTTATATTGCGGTACTGAAATCTCTGGCTGGAGAGAAATTG CTGATTACTGAGGCTCAACTATGTGCAATTGAATTTCTGGGAACAATTATGTCTCTGTTGACATGTCTTCAGTGGCACTCTAGTGGTCATGAGCCCATAATTGAACTCTCAAGGCGGTTGTTATCTGTACAGAAAGATCTTGGGTTGCGATGGGAGCCTGGTTTGTCAAGGACTATGGTACCATTATTTACGATCCTTGTTCAATCAGAACTTGAGCACGAGCAAATTTCTATATCTAAACTCCTCCTCTTAATCCTTAAGTGGAAATACGATAAAG ATTATGCTATTGACAGAAATATGTCCTCTCCATTTGAAGAGATTTTGTTTCTACTTCCCTTTGTAAGCCTCATGTCATCTCCTTCTAAATATGTGAAAGCATTGGCCACCGAGTTGCTTCTTCTCTTGGAGAAGTTCCTTGTCAAGATGTTGGTGGCACCAAAACATAAATCAATCATTGAGGAGGGAAATCATTATCTTAGCACACCAGGAATTATAGTTTTGAGACTTTTGCGACATTTGTGGTATCAG GATGGAGAATCTTCTTCCAGAATTTCCCTTCTGAATATGGCTTTAAAGGACATGAATGAAAGTGAAATAATGCCTGATAAACCAATATCTTGGGTTTCTCATCTAAGAGAGTTCTGTTTGTCAATTGTTGACCGACGAAAATCTACATTGCCTCTCTTGCTTCCTCAAGAATTATTTTTGACCG AGACGCCCTTACTCAGTGCTGTCCTCAGTGTTTTATTGATACATCCATCAATGGGGGCTGCCGCTGTCGATTCCTTGTCTTCCATTGCCGTTATGGATCCCAAACTAGGAGTTCCTTTGTTGCTAGAAATTATGTTTTACAGTAATATATTCACAAGAAATGATATCATTTGCCATGATATGCTG CTAAAAATCTTCGAAATGCTACCATCACTTGCTTCACACTCAGCAATGATTCCACTTGTGGTTCAAACTATCTTGCCAATGCTTAACAAAGAATCCAAAAT CTCATTGTATGCTACGGGAACTCGATTGCTGTGTCGAACTTGGGAGATCAATGATAGAGCATTTGGAAGTTTGCAA GGTGTCCTGCTCCCTAAAAGTTTTACTGATTTCGTATCAGACAGAGCTATCTGTATCAGTTTGGCTGCTTCCATTCGAGATGTTTGCCATAAAAGCCCTGACAGGGGTGTTGATCTTATCTTGACTGTTTCG TCTTGCATTGAGTGCCAAGATCCTATAATTAAAGCTCTTGGCTTGCAAAGTCTTGCCCACCTTTGTGAAGCAGATGTGATCG ATTTTTACACTGCATGGGATGTCATTGCAAAGTACGTGCAAGGTTACAAAGATGATCCTATTATTGCGCACAG CATTTGCCTTCTGCTAAGGTGGGGTGCGATGGACGCAGAAGCATATCCAGAAGCATCAAAGGGTGTGCTGCTAAATCTGTGGGATTTAGTTACCTCTAGCCATGGGCCAAAGTGggaaaagacaaaaatatcaGCCCTGGAGGCACTTATTCAATATGAA GTGTCACAGCTTGAAAAAAGTATTCCagattttaagaaaatgaatttgGAGCTATTCTTTTCTGAGACAAGCCCCACGGTACTCAAGGTTATGGAGGATTTTCATGTCAAGATTATAACATATGAACACAT AAATCGTCGAAGGTTGGTCAAGGGGAAAAGACTTGCAGGaagtaaaattgaaaagttGGTGGATGTATTTCCACAGGCTATATTCTCTTTAG GAAAGATAAATGAGGCTATAGAATTACCTGGTGCAGCTTTGTTATGTTTCTCTTTCACTCCTAAAAATGTGAATGAACATCAGGCATCAAAA AGGCCAAGATATGTACATGCTGCTTATGAGAATGCCCTCAAGGAAATAGCTGCTTCTCTTCACCTCTCGAGAAATATCTTGCTTGCACTTATGGCACTGCAATCATGGAAAGACTTCATGCGGCGTTGGGTGAAGGCTTACATTCTGTCTTATGATGCTAAGGCACAACTGAGTGTCCTAGATAAAACTTCTAAAGCTGCTACCGATATTTTGAAG AGTATGACAGCAATAGCGGATAAGGCTATACCTAGAGCTGCCGAAAATATCGCACTGGCCATTGGTGCACTCGGTCTG GTTTTGCCTCCATCTGTTCACACTGTTAAATCTGCTGCTTCAAAATTTCTTTTGGAGTGGTTGCTCCAACATGAACATGAACACCGGCAATGGTCTGCTGCAATTTCTCTTGGATTGGTTTCAAGTTGCCTTCATGTAACCGACCATAAAGAGAGATATCATAACATCACTGGGCTTCTTGAG GTTCTTTTTGTCAGCAAAAGTTCGCTTGTAAAAGGAGCATGTGGAGTTGGATTGGGGTTTTTGTGTCAAGATCTTCTTACCAGAGTTGAAACTGCTGATGACTCTACTGTCAAAACTGAAACAGAAAAGGTTCCAGAATCCAAATTACTAGGAAGAATTGTTGGAGCCCTAGCTACAATGATACAGCAGAGAACCAAATGTTCTTTTGATGTTTTGGATAGTTTATGTTCCTGCTTTCCAGTTGATTATGATGTGAATGCTAACATATTTGAATCGTCATCCGAGGATAGTGAAGACTCGGAAGAAGATATATGGGGTGTTGCTGGACTTGTTCTTGGTTTGGCTACCTCCATCAGTGCATTGTACAGAGCTGGAGAGTTAGAGACTGTTATCAAGATAAAAAACTTGGTAATATCATGGCGTCCATACATGAATTCACTATTGCAAGGCGGGAAATCCGATATTGTTTTAGCCCTAGGATCTTGTATTGCACTTCCCACAATCGTGACTTTTTGCCAGAGAATGGAATTGATGGATGATAATGAGTTGGACCATATTGTGCTTGGCTTTAAAGAGTTTATTTCTGAGTTAATATCTGTGAAAAGGTCTGATGTTTTGCACCATAGTTTACTGATGGCGTCGTGCGTTGGAGCAGGGACAGTAATTTCTTGTATACTGAACGAAGGTGTTCACTCTATTGAGGTTGAACATGTTAAATGCTTACTTGAACTATTCAAGAAATGTTACTCCAATCCTTTCCATTTTCTTGTTCATCTTGGTGGTATGCTAGGAGTAGTTACTGCTATGGGAGCTGGTACGGGGATTTTGGTCTATATGAATTTTCCAAATTACACTAGGCAATCTACTTATCAGAAGGAG GATTCTTCTACTGTCATGGGCCCTCTCCTTTCAAGCTCTGTCATTGAGCCATATTTGACATCACTGGTGCAAGAAATGTTTCTTGTGGCACAGAATTCTGATAATCATCAGCTACAACAGTTTGCTTCCTGGGTACTTGCCTTCCTTCGACATCATATATGGTCCAAGGAACTTTTGGGGGTTGATGGTGATAGTAATGTGGGTGAAACAAATTCAAAACCTGTTTCTCATAATTTTCCTGATGACAGTGTGGTTTTGAACCTCAGTTTGTGGCTTATGGAGTTCAAATACACCGAG CCAGGTAGTAGTGTACATGCTGGCACAATTGTTGCTATATTAGGGTGCCTTTCTAGAGCTCCCAGGTTGCCGAGCATGGATTGGGGGGGAATTATTAGGCGTTGTATGAGATATGAGGCCAAGGTTACTGAGTCATTAGCATCAGATTCTGTTTTTAAGAAAGCAACTCTAAGGGAGGAATGTGTGCTGTTTGCAATAGCTCATGCAAACCAATTTGATTCACTATTAACTTTTCTTGACGAGATATCCGACTTTTCCAGATTAAAGACGCTTGAAATAAATTTGCAGTGTTGTCTGCTAGTTCATCTAGCAGACCTTGTAAAAGTATTTTCAAGCTCCAGGCTTGAGAAGCTATTTGGTGATGTGGGTTATCACTTGTCTTCATTGAATTCATACAAAGAGTATGATACTTACCAGAAATGCTTGTTGCGCCTTTCAAGCTGGAAGGGACTCTGTGAATGCCTGGACGAAGTTTCTGTCGACACTTCGGGTCACATATCCCATGTTGAGAGATGCATGGAGGTTCTATTTACCTTATTACCAGTTGTGAAATCTTCTTGCAATGTAGCGTCAGGGGACACAAGTTCTGTAGAGGAATGGTCTGAGGCTGTAAGATGCTTAGGGAAGGCTCCACAGGGTTGGTTATTGGATTTCCTGAAG GTTTCACAAGAGGAGTTTGTTCAAAGTGCATCCAAATCTATTGAAGTCCAAAACAAGGTCCATGCTAAGATCAAGCTTGTGAAGACCGGTTCTCTTCCACTAATTGAACTAGGAAAAATGAAATCAAACATATTGAACTCCAAAACAGAAG GATTCTGGGATATTCTCTTGGAAGTTGCCGCTGTTTTATACCATGCAGAGATAAGTTTCAAAAGACAGTGGCTTATTGATGCTCTTGAAATTAGCTGTGTATCCAGTTTTCCTTCTACG GCACTGCAGTTTCTTGGTCTGCTATCTGCTACCTGCTGCAAATATATGCCCTTTATGATTGTGGACCAACAAACGGTACTGAATGATCTACCAGTCACACTTGTGTCTCTTCTAGCAGATAGAAACTGGAATTCTGTTGCGGAAACTGTTGTTTCTCATCTCTTTTCATCGACAGAACGTATATATGATTGGACAATGCACATAGCAAATGGCTCTTACGATCAAGGTTCACAAACCATTGATGAAAGTGAGAATCATATGGCCGATTTTCTCCTGCAAGTGATGCATCATACATGTGTGTTGTTAAAAGGGCACTTGCCATTAGATAAGCAGCTTAAGCTTGCCAGCATGGTTGTTGCTTGA
- the LOC123906638 gene encoding pentatricopeptide repeat-containing protein At5g40400, which produces MFVCLFRNHLVRCCFLYCFIIIIIMIHRSSNSIHSLSQSIFTKNSSFFYSSSSSSLITLHDSDTKPISSPFYNLLPPTQNPNNIVNLISSTLKQKSFHLSHFQTEIKNILPHMGAQEISRVLLRCQSDYSSALTFFNWVKYDLCMVHSVKNYCIIVHILAWSQVYSQAMKLLCELIQLNVNDDDNDDDVYKSLIDCTEDCNWNPVVFDMLIKAYVKLGMVEKGLETFWNNVEACFVPNVVACNCLLNGLSKFNYIGECWEVYEEMGKLGIHRNDYTFNIMTHVLCRDRDTDKVNGFLEKMEEEGFEPDLVTYNTLINSYCRKRRLEDAFYLYKIMCIRGVVPNLISYSALMNGLCKEGKIKEAHQLFNQMVQRGIDPDIVSYNTLISGYCKEGKMQMCRSLLHEMIGIGIRPDNVTCRIVFQGYAKEGKLLSALNMVEELHRFGIKIPENLYDYLLVALCKEGRPFAALSFLIRISQDGFVPQISTYIKLVESLCKFNNVEEALVLKSEMTKKNMKLNLTTYKAIISCLCRVKRTSEAKSLLEEMVSLGILPDLEIKRALINGYCEENDVSKAVSLLKFFAKEFQVYDTESYNSIVKVFCEVGNVAELMELQDKLVKIGFVPNSLTCKYVIQGLQKDMELDDDILDRNMLET; this is translated from the coding sequence ATGTTTGTATGTCTGTTCCGCAACCACCTGGTACGTTGTTGTTTTCTGTACTgtttcattatcatcatcatcatgattcatcgatcttcaaattcaatccATTCCCTTTCTCAATCAATTTTCACAAAAAACTCATCTTTCTTctattcttcatcttcttcttctctaatCACTTTACATGATTCTGATACAAAACCAATTTCAAGTCCTTTTTACAATCTTCTTCCACCTACCCAAAACCCTAATAACATTGTAAACCTAATTTCCTCAACCctcaaacaaaaaagttttcatCTTTCCCATTTTCAAACTGAAATAAAAAACATTCTTCCTCACATGGGTGCTCAAGAAATTTCTAGGGTTTTGCTTAGATGTCAATCTGATTATTCTTCAGCACTCACATTTTTCAATTGGGTTAAATATGATTTGTGTATGGTACATAGTGTGAAGAATTATTGCATAATTGTTCATATACTTGCTTGGTCTCAAGTTTACTCTCAAGCTATGAAATTGTTGTGTGAATTGATACAATTGAATGTTAATGATGatgacaatgatgatgatgtttatAAGAGTTTGATTGATTGTACTGAGGATTGTAATTGGAATCCGGTTGTGTTTGATATGCTTATTAAGGCTTATGTGAAATTAGGTATGGTTGAGAAGGGTTTGGAAACTTTTTGGAACAATGTTGAGGCTTGTTTTGTTCCTAATGTTGTTGCTTGCAATTGTTTGTTGAATGGTTTGTCTAAGTTTAATTATATTGGTGAATGTTGGGAAGTGTATGAAGAAATGGGAAAGCTTGGAATACATAGGAATGATTATACTTTCAATATTATGACACATGTTTTGTGTAGAGACAGAGATACCGATAAGGTGAATGGATTCCTCGAGAAGATGGAGGAAGAAGGTTTTGAACCGGATTTGGTTACGTATAACACACTCATTAATAGTTATTGTAGGAAAAGAAGGTTGGAGGATgctttttatttgtataagatTATGTGCATTAGAGGTGTGGTTCCTAATTTGATTTCGTATAGTGCATTGATGAACGGTCTTTGTAAAGAAGGGAAGATCAAGGAGGCTCATCAACTTTTTAATCAGATGGTACAGAGAGGGATTGATCCGGACATTGTGTCGTATAATACTCTTATATCTGGTTATTGCAAAGAAGGTAAGATGCAAATGTGTAGATCATTGTTGCATGAAATGATAGGAATCGGGATTCGTCCTGACAATGTCACTTGTAGGATTGTCTTTCAAGGATATGCAAAGGAAGGAAAGCTTTTGTCGGCGTTGAATATGGTTGAGGAGCTTCATAGATTTGGGATTAAGATTCCTGAAAATTTATATGATTATCTCTTAGTTGCATTATGTAAAGAAGGTCGGCCGTTTGCAGCTCTAAGTTTTCTGATAAGGATATCTCAAGATGGCTTTGTGCCTCAAATAAGCACTTACATTAAACTAGTAGAGTCTCTTTGTAAATTCAATAATGTGGAAGAAGCATTGGTTTTGAAATCTGAGATGACAAAAAAGAATATGAAACTCAATCTCACTACCTATAAAGCTATCATAAGCTGCTTGTGTAGAGTAAAAAGGACTTCAGAAGCTAAAAGCTTGTTGGAGGAAATGGTTAGTTTAGGTATTCTACCTGATTTAGAAATAAAGAGGGCATTGATAAATGGTTATTGTGAAGAAAATGATGTCAGTAAAGCTGTGTCATTATTGAAATTCTTTGCTAAGGAGTTTCAAGTTTACGATACAGAAAGCTACAATTCAATAGTTAAAGTCTTTTGTGAGGTTGGTAATGTGGCTGAGTTGATGGAGCTTCAAGATAagcttgtcaaaatagggtttgtTCCAAATAGTTTGACATGCAAGTATGTGATCCAAGGGTTGCAGAAAGATATGGAACTCGATGATGATATATTGGACCGCAACATGCTAGAAACCTAA